Proteins encoded in a region of the Populus nigra chromosome 3, ddPopNigr1.1, whole genome shotgun sequence genome:
- the LOC133687819 gene encoding uncharacterized protein LOC133687819, which translates to MLLRSSSTPILNTWIPPHSKEPSPEPESLHQIQKSRSISLTASYSSSFSSISSQDHDSIRRMTRAFSETDLRDLSVPKRKPSNRILNGISVDEEVEEEVEKNVSFLESGWFFEGCEVGVKGESDSGMLGVMVTGGGSDGGGGKFYGGGGPDFGDDGGSGFGESNKGIESTDVYYRKMIEADPGNPLLLSNYAKFLKEVRADFVKAEEYCGRAILASPNDADVLSMHADLIWHSHKHASRAESYFDQAVKAAPDDCYVMASYARFLWDAEEEEEEEEQGENIRELLPPTFSHGSTPPLPPLAAAS; encoded by the exons atgcttcttAGAAGCTCATCAACGCCTATACTGAACACGTGGATCCCTCCACATTCGAAAGAACCGTCACCAGAACCTGAATCTTTACACCAAATCCAAAAATCCCGATCCATCTCGTTAACAGCGTCATATTCTAgttcattttcttccatttcctcaCAGGACCATGATTCTATTAGGAGAATGACAAGAGCCTTTTCCGAGACTGATTTAAGAGACCTTTCAGTGCCAAAGAGAAAACCCAGTAACAGAATCTTGAATGGAATCTCTGTTGACGAGGAAGTTGAAGAAGAAGTGGAGAAAAATGTGTCATTTTTGGAGAGTGGTTGGTTCTTTGAAGGATGTGAGGTTGGAGTGAAGGGTGAGAGTGATAGTGGGATGTTAGGGGTCATGGTGACGGGTGGTGGTAGTGATGGTGGTGGAGGGAAGTTTTATGGTGGTGGTGGGCCGGATTTTGGTGATGATGGAGGGTCAGGGTTTGGGGAGTCTAATAAGGGGATTGAGAGTACTGATGTTTATTATCGGAAGATGATTGAAGCTGATCCTGGGAACCCTCTTCTTCTTAGTAATTACGCCAAATTCCTGAAAGAG GTTCGTGCGGATTTTGTAAAAGCTGAAGAGTACTGTGGGAGAGCGATTTTAGCAAGCCCCAATGATGCAGATGTTCTTTCAATGCATGCTGATTTAATATGGCATAGTCATAAGCATGCTTCGCGGGCTGAATCTTATTTCGATCAAGCTGTTAAAGCTGCCCCTGATGATTG CTATGTGATGGCATCGTATGCACGGTTTCTTTGGGAcgctgaagaagaagaagaggaggaggaacagggagaaaatataagagagttGTTGCCACCAACTTTTTCCCATGGATCTACGCCTCCTCTCCCTCCTTTAGCTGCCGCATCTTGA